A single genomic interval of Lentimicrobium saccharophilum harbors:
- a CDS encoding CYTH domain-containing protein — protein MGKEIERKFLVKGEFRNLAHKKTRITQGYLCSVPERTVRVRTKGDHGYITIKGIGNESGASRYEWEKEISVEEVHDLLKICEPGVIDKTRYQVKAGPHTFEVDEFYGENQGLIVAEVELSSEDENFEKPGWLGEEVTGITKYYNSMLMKHPFTKW, from the coding sequence ATGGGAAAAGAGATAGAACGCAAATTTCTGGTAAAGGGCGAGTTCAGAAATCTTGCCCACAAGAAAACCCGCATCACCCAGGGTTATCTTTGCTCGGTGCCTGAGCGCACGGTAAGGGTGCGCACCAAGGGCGATCACGGTTACATCACTATAAAAGGGATTGGCAATGAATCGGGGGCAAGCCGCTATGAGTGGGAAAAGGAAATTTCGGTGGAAGAAGTGCACGACCTGCTCAAAATCTGCGAACCGGGTGTTATTGACAAGACCCGTTATCAGGTAAAAGCCGGGCCACATACCTTTGAGGTCGATGAGTTTTACGGTGAAAATCAGGGGTTGATTGTTGCCGAAGTTGAACTCTCCAGTGAAGACGAGAATTTTGAAAAACCCGGCTGGCTGGGCGAAGAGGTAACCGGAATCACCAAATACTACAATTCCATGCTGATGAAGCATCCGTTTACAAAATGGTAA
- a CDS encoding SLC13 family permease, with protein sequence MNQEDMTKGRSEDLLDMHNYRIEKLPKREKSGFERWLALAGPLLALSAFILFAFVIKLPFLQDIDPAGLVSAEAKKAFEKLGASGFTRTNELMLAIFVAGIILWITEAIPNYLTSLIIIVSLVLSGVLTEKVAYAQLGHPVMWLNIMSFVLASMLVATGVAKRFALWFILRFGKNAGSIFMSFIVINVVLSAFISATTAKAAILLPIFMVIAAIYGAHGGSKRNNFGRSIVLQNLLYINIGASGFLTGSGANLLAAALIAGATGSTVFFSDWLFAMFPMMLGMILIGYILAMKVFFPLSPEERLPQIEGGMARLRQEYEKLGKLKPDEVKAVVIFALILGFWSTDRLHGISPTAVAFVGGVVALLPRIGIIRWNEVDIPWHLMLFSAGAYTLGSGLDVTDLPSISVNAFFDHLGISDQTPFWVLYLILTGVMIFSALIFQSKTMRAMIFIPIAIGVAGRFDYSIISLALPVAFMIEHVYVLPFNSKPAALLYETDHYSLSDTFRYGFTVMVIGWIMNIIGGETWFRFLGITPDGVFGLF encoded by the coding sequence ATGAATCAGGAAGATATGACGAAAGGCAGAAGCGAAGATCTGCTCGATATGCACAATTACCGCATCGAGAAACTTCCCAAACGGGAAAAGTCAGGCTTTGAACGCTGGCTGGCGCTTGCCGGACCTTTGCTGGCATTATCGGCCTTTATTTTATTTGCCTTTGTCATCAAGCTGCCATTTCTGCAGGATATAGATCCGGCAGGGCTGGTATCGGCCGAGGCGAAAAAAGCGTTCGAAAAGCTGGGCGCTTCCGGATTCACCCGCACGAATGAACTGATGCTGGCCATTTTCGTGGCCGGCATCATTCTCTGGATTACAGAAGCCATCCCCAACTACCTCACCTCCCTGATTATCATTGTGAGCCTGGTCCTTTCCGGCGTACTTACCGAGAAAGTGGCCTATGCCCAGCTGGGTCATCCGGTAATGTGGCTGAACATCATGTCGTTTGTGCTTGCCAGCATGCTGGTGGCAACGGGGGTTGCCAAGCGGTTTGCCCTCTGGTTTATCCTCAGGTTCGGAAAAAATGCAGGCTCCATTTTCATGAGTTTCATCGTTATCAATGTGGTGCTTTCGGCATTTATATCGGCAACAACTGCAAAAGCAGCCATACTGCTGCCCATTTTTATGGTGATTGCAGCCATCTACGGAGCCCACGGCGGCAGTAAGCGGAACAACTTCGGACGCAGCATCGTGCTTCAGAACCTGCTGTATATCAATATTGGCGCCAGCGGCTTTCTCACCGGTTCGGGCGCCAATCTGCTGGCCGCCGCCCTGATCGCCGGCGCCACCGGCAGCACCGTGTTTTTCTCTGACTGGCTTTTTGCCATGTTTCCGATGATGCTTGGAATGATCCTTATCGGCTATATCCTGGCCATGAAGGTGTTTTTCCCCTTGTCGCCTGAAGAACGCCTGCCGCAGATTGAAGGCGGTATGGCCCGCCTGAGGCAGGAATACGAAAAGCTGGGCAAGCTAAAACCGGATGAAGTCAAAGCAGTGGTGATTTTTGCATTGATCCTTGGCTTCTGGTCAACCGATCGCCTGCACGGAATCAGCCCGACTGCCGTGGCTTTTGTAGGCGGAGTGGTCGCGTTGCTGCCGCGCATTGGCATCATCAGATGGAATGAAGTGGACATTCCCTGGCACCTGATGCTTTTTTCAGCCGGCGCCTATACCCTGGGTTCAGGACTGGACGTCACCGATCTGCCCAGCATCAGTGTTAACGCATTTTTCGATCACCTCGGCATCAGTGACCAAACACCATTTTGGGTCCTTTACCTGATCCTCACCGGCGTTATGATTTTCAGCGCACTTATTTTTCAGTCGAAGACCATGCGTGCCATGATCTTTATCCCCATTGCCATTGGCGTTGCCGGCAGGTTTGATTACAGCATCATCAGCCTGGCACTGCCTGTAGCCTTTATGATAGAGCATGTATATGTACTGCCCTTCAACAGTAAACCGGCCGCTTTGCTATATGAAACTGACCATTACAGCCTTTCTGACACCTTTCGTTACGGTTTTACGGTGATGGTAATCGGCTGGATCATGAACATAATAGGCGGAGAAACCTGGTTCAGATTTCTGGGAATTACGCCCGACGGTGTCTTTGGGCTTTTCTGA